From Isachenkonia alkalipeptolytica, the proteins below share one genomic window:
- a CDS encoding cyclodeaminase/cyclohydrolase family protein — MLLEKNVEEFVASVASKDPAPGGGSVAALSSSLASALTAMVGNLTIGRKAYQKLSEEQQKELDENFTKVQELMDRLNQLTEEDTTAFNGVMKAFKMPKETEEDKKIRKAAIEEATKEALEVPLTVGKESLEVLKLQQAFADNGNPNAITDVGVGALLAYAGLEGALFNVLINLQGLSDEAYIQDIKKQCEDLKEEGNKLKEATLSTVYTKLG, encoded by the coding sequence ATGTTATTAGAAAAAAATGTAGAGGAATTTGTAGCATCAGTGGCAAGTAAGGACCCTGCACCCGGCGGGGGAAGTGTGGCGGCGTTGAGCAGCAGTTTGGCCTCGGCCCTGACCGCCATGGTGGGGAATTTGACCATCGGACGGAAGGCCTATCAGAAATTAAGCGAAGAACAGCAAAAAGAACTGGACGAGAACTTTACGAAGGTTCAGGAGCTGATGGACAGATTAAATCAATTAACGGAAGAGGATACCACGGCCTTTAACGGTGTGATGAAAGCCTTTAAAATGCCGAAAGAAACCGAAGAGGACAAAAAAATTCGCAAAGCCGCTATTGAAGAGGCCACCAAGGAAGCCCTGGAAGTGCCCTTAACCGTAGGGAAAGAGTCTCTGGAAGTGTTGAAGCTGCAACAGGCCTTTGCGGATAATGGAAACCCCAATGCCATCACTGATGTAGGGGTAGGCGCATTGCTGGCCTATGCCGGCTTGGAAGGCGCCTTGTTTAATGTGCTGATTAATCTTCAGGGACTTAGCGACGAAGCTTATATTCAAGACATTAAAAAGCAGTGTGAAGATTTAAAGGAAGAGGGAAATAAGCTGAAAGAAGCGACCCTTTCCACAGTGTACACCAAACTGGGGTAA
- a CDS encoding solute carrier family 23 protein: protein MEKSIHYPWFKREDIDGFFALFQNNLANFVLIAVAMIGMGYPSEIVYGQVIPGAAVAVLIGNIYYAYSANRLAQKEQRTDVTALAYGISTPVMFIYLFGVLGPALALTDDPYVAWRIGVAACIFGGAVEATGSILGNWIRKILPRAAMLGALAGVAFSFIGAELFFNTFEMPIVGMLVLAIIIIGLIAKKSMPFRIPASLFAIIIGTFLAYSLGQSDMSQLSGGLSTVGFYPFLPSLGFIEGFSYLFGPMVNILAILIPISIYNFIETMNNVEAMTAAGDDYSVSECQLVDGIGTMIGGVFGGVFPTTVYIASVGSKWMNAGRGYSVLNGAVFMLASLFGIVAAMSEIIPLPVIAPILVFVGISMVSQAFSSVPQKHFPAVVIAMFPYLANYIMTRFNNVAPEAVADLSPAVVPLGEGAMFAGIIWGAMTVYIIDNDYKKATITALVASGLAMFGFMHAPNLGFMHDFQYPVGYLLVAGCFYAYSLADAKALSKEKDPAVDPVPEVSVD, encoded by the coding sequence ATGGAAAAAAGCATTCATTATCCATGGTTCAAGCGTGAAGACATCGACGGGTTCTTCGCGCTGTTCCAAAACAACCTGGCAAACTTTGTATTGATCGCCGTAGCCATGATTGGTATGGGGTATCCTTCGGAGATTGTCTACGGACAAGTGATCCCCGGAGCCGCCGTCGCCGTATTAATCGGAAATATTTATTATGCCTACTCCGCAAATCGACTGGCCCAAAAAGAACAGCGAACCGACGTAACGGCCCTGGCCTACGGAATCAGTACCCCGGTCATGTTTATTTACCTCTTCGGTGTCCTTGGACCGGCTCTGGCCCTGACCGACGACCCCTACGTTGCCTGGAGAATCGGAGTGGCCGCCTGTATTTTCGGTGGTGCCGTGGAAGCCACGGGCAGTATCCTGGGAAACTGGATTCGAAAAATCCTTCCTCGGGCGGCAATGCTGGGAGCCCTGGCAGGAGTAGCCTTTTCCTTTATTGGCGCGGAACTGTTTTTTAACACCTTTGAAATGCCCATTGTGGGGATGCTGGTCCTTGCCATCATCATCATCGGTCTGATTGCAAAAAAAAGCATGCCCTTTAGAATTCCCGCTTCCCTCTTTGCCATTATCATCGGAACCTTTTTGGCCTATTCCCTCGGTCAATCGGATATGAGTCAATTGTCCGGCGGTTTATCCACCGTGGGTTTTTATCCTTTCCTGCCCAGTCTAGGGTTTATTGAAGGATTTTCTTACTTATTCGGTCCCATGGTCAATATTTTAGCCATCCTTATTCCGATTTCCATTTATAACTTTATTGAGACTATGAATAACGTGGAAGCCATGACCGCTGCCGGTGACGATTACAGCGTTTCTGAATGCCAACTGGTGGACGGGATCGGCACCATGATCGGCGGAGTATTCGGCGGGGTTTTCCCCACCACGGTATACATTGCCTCCGTAGGCTCAAAGTGGATGAATGCCGGCCGGGGCTACTCGGTGCTGAACGGTGCCGTATTTATGCTGGCCTCGCTGTTTGGAATCGTTGCCGCTATGTCGGAAATCATTCCCCTGCCGGTGATCGCACCGATCTTAGTCTTCGTGGGGATTTCCATGGTATCCCAGGCCTTCAGTTCCGTACCTCAGAAGCATTTCCCGGCGGTGGTCATTGCCATGTTCCCCTATCTTGCCAACTATATTATGACCCGATTCAACAACGTCGCTCCGGAGGCGGTGGCAGATCTTTCCCCCGCCGTGGTACCCCTCGGAGAAGGGGCCATGTTCGCCGGAATTATTTGGGGGGCCATGACGGTGTATATCATAGACAATGATTACAAGAAGGCTACCATCACCGCTTTAGTGGCCTCGGGACTTGCCATGTTCGGTTTTATGCATGCCCCGAACCTGGGCTTTATGCACGACTTTCAGTACCCCGTAGGCTACCTGCTTGTGGCAGGATGTTTTTACGCCTACAGCTTGGCCGATGCCAAGGCCCTTTCCAAGGAAAAGGATCCGGCGGTTGATCCTGTCCCCGAGGTTTCCGTGGACTAA
- the aroB gene encoding 3-dehydroquinate synthase, which yields MEKLQIALENNPYEIHMEKGLIRGLDPYLEKADQTLIITDENVDRLYGDSLEAGMKGRESQKIILPPGESSKNLSMVEKILSKMLDLGLTRNSRIIALGGGVVGDIAGFCASIYMRGIPYVQVPTTLLAQVDSSVGGKTGVNLPQGKNTVGSFYQPRWVVIDPKVLSTLSKRERITGIGEVIKYGVIYDYDFLTYIRENFEALMNLEETVILAVVKRCCEIKGEIVVEDEKEKGLRKILNFGHTLGHALEALSNYEKYTHGEAVLIGMYHEAFMAKKMGLLDAAYFEEVAGLIKKTGVSLDIEGFPREDLVQRMMRDKKNKGDKISFIVPRERGKVEEKLLLEEVYYIL from the coding sequence ATGGAAAAACTTCAGATAGCCTTAGAGAACAACCCCTATGAAATCCATATGGAAAAGGGCTTGATCCGGGGTCTTGATCCCTACCTGGAAAAAGCCGATCAAACCCTAATTATTACCGATGAAAATGTAGACCGTTTATACGGTGACTCCCTGGAAGCGGGAATGAAAGGAAGAGAGAGTCAAAAAATCATTCTTCCCCCGGGGGAAAGCAGCAAGAATCTATCGATGGTGGAAAAAATACTGTCAAAGATGCTGGACCTGGGGCTTACCAGAAACTCACGGATCATTGCCCTGGGCGGAGGCGTGGTAGGGGACATAGCGGGTTTTTGCGCCTCGATTTACATGCGGGGCATCCCCTATGTACAAGTCCCCACCACCCTACTGGCCCAAGTGGACAGCAGCGTGGGAGGAAAAACCGGAGTGAACCTGCCCCAGGGAAAGAACACCGTGGGAAGTTTTTATCAGCCCCGGTGGGTTGTAATCGATCCCAAAGTCTTATCAACCCTTTCGAAAAGAGAACGGATTACCGGGATCGGGGAGGTTATAAAATACGGCGTAATCTATGATTATGACTTTTTAACCTACATCAGGGAAAACTTTGAAGCCCTGATGAATCTTGAGGAGACGGTGATCCTGGCGGTGGTAAAAAGATGCTGTGAAATTAAAGGGGAAATCGTCGTCGAGGATGAAAAAGAAAAGGGGCTTCGAAAAATTCTAAACTTCGGCCATACCCTGGGCCATGCCTTAGAGGCCCTCAGTAATTATGAGAAGTACACCCATGGAGAAGCGGTGTTGATCGGAATGTACCATGAAGCGTTCATGGCAAAAAAAATGGGTCTGTTGGATGCCGCCTATTTTGAGGAGGTCGCCGGGCTGATCAAAAAAACCGGGGTATCCCTGGACATTGAAGGATTCCCCCGGGAGGATTTGGTCCAGAGGATGATGAGGGATAAAAAAAATAAAGGGGATAAAATCTCCTTTATTGTACCCAGGGAAAGAGGCAAAGTAGAGGAAAAACTGCTTTTAGAGGAAGTTTATTATATACTGTAA
- the aroC gene encoding chorismate synthase translates to MFRILTAGESHGKGLMGIVEGFPSNVPVDREGINKDLARRQQGYGRGGRMKIEKDKIEFLSGVRGGKTLGSPISFFIENKDYANWKAVMDPDEAEESLRKVTQPRPGHGDLTGALKYNFSDIRNVLERSSARETATRVAIGSIAGQLMKKFKIEAWSHVTAIGKASLKKPVVDMEKIKAADDSPVRCTDKSTESSMIHCIDQAKAEGDSLGGIFEIHITGVPMGLGSYGQWDRKLDAKLSRALMGIQAIKGVEIGYGFDNAQQEGSRVHDEIFYDSKKGYHRNTNHAGGIEGGMSNGENIIIRCAMKPIPTLYKPLKTVDIETKKPVSATVERSDTCAVPAASVVGEMVALTVIAQEFLTKYPGDSLEEIEKRWKNFR, encoded by the coding sequence GTGTTTAGAATACTGACAGCAGGAGAATCCCACGGAAAAGGACTGATGGGAATTGTCGAGGGTTTTCCGTCGAATGTCCCTGTGGACCGTGAGGGGATTAATAAAGATTTAGCAAGAAGGCAACAGGGCTATGGTCGCGGCGGCAGAATGAAGATTGAAAAGGATAAAATCGAATTTCTATCCGGGGTAAGAGGGGGGAAAACCCTGGGCAGTCCCATATCCTTTTTCATTGAAAATAAAGACTATGCCAACTGGAAAGCGGTGATGGATCCTGATGAGGCAGAGGAATCCTTAAGAAAAGTTACCCAACCGAGACCGGGGCACGGGGATTTAACCGGGGCCTTGAAATATAATTTTTCCGATATTCGAAATGTGCTTGAACGGAGCAGTGCCCGGGAAACCGCCACAAGGGTGGCCATCGGAAGCATAGCGGGGCAGCTGATGAAAAAGTTTAAGATCGAAGCCTGGAGTCATGTAACCGCCATTGGTAAAGCCTCTTTGAAAAAACCGGTGGTGGACATGGAGAAAATAAAAGCTGCCGATGATTCCCCGGTACGCTGTACGGATAAAAGTACGGAATCCTCAATGATCCACTGTATTGATCAGGCGAAAGCGGAAGGGGATTCCCTGGGAGGCATATTTGAAATTCATATTACCGGGGTGCCCATGGGCCTTGGAAGCTACGGGCAATGGGACCGTAAGCTGGATGCAAAACTATCCCGGGCCCTTATGGGAATCCAGGCGATAAAAGGGGTGGAAATCGGCTACGGTTTCGATAATGCCCAACAGGAGGGCTCCCGGGTCCACGACGAGATATTTTATGATTCCAAGAAGGGTTACCATCGAAACACCAATCATGCCGGGGGCATCGAAGGGGGCATGTCCAACGGAGAAAACATCATCATCCGATGTGCCATGAAACCCATACCCACCCTGTATAAACCGCTGAAAACCGTGGATATCGAAACAAAAAAACCGGTGTCGGCAACCGTGGAAAGGAGCGATACCTGTGCGGTACCGGCGGCATCGGTGGTAGGGGAAATGGTGGCCCTTACCGTAATTGCTCAAGAGTTTTTAACAAAATATCCGGGAGATTCCTTGGAGGAGATTGAAAAACGATGGAAAAACTTCAGATAG
- the aroA gene encoding 3-phosphoshikimate 1-carboxyvinyltransferase: MLKINKVDKIKGRIRVPGDKSISHRAVMLSGISKGKGIIEGFLRGEDCYRTIACFRGLGVEIEDRGSQIIVQGKGLQGLEEAKDVLDAGNSGTTMRLLSGILAGQEFLTVVTGDDSLRKRPMDRIAVPLRKMGAMIEGRDRGSLAPLVIRGGGLQGMDYTPPVSSAQVKSAVLLAGLYAKGETVVREGVTTRDHTERMLKALGANITAEKGKVSLGKSQLEGTAIQVPGDISSAAFFMAAAAAKPGSQLRIRGVGLNPTRTGIIDVLREMGAAIEIDNITESGGEAAGDIIIQGKKLRGIHITGEIIPRLIDEIPVIAVIAAMAEGKTTITGAQELKVKESNRITSMVTEMKKLGMKVEELPDGMEIEGGSTITGGRVKSYGDHRIAMAMAVAGLFARDSVKIQNSACIGVSFPDFEQTVKQVTSHGV, encoded by the coding sequence ATGCTGAAGATCAATAAAGTGGATAAGATAAAGGGGAGGATCCGGGTTCCCGGGGATAAATCCATCTCCCACAGAGCCGTAATGCTTTCCGGGATCAGCAAGGGAAAGGGGATCATTGAAGGGTTTTTAAGGGGGGAGGACTGCTATCGCACCATTGCCTGTTTTCGAGGGTTAGGCGTTGAAATAGAGGATAGGGGCAGTCAAATCATCGTTCAGGGAAAGGGACTTCAGGGCCTGGAGGAGGCCAAAGACGTACTGGATGCCGGGAATTCCGGCACCACCATGCGGCTATTGTCGGGGATATTAGCGGGGCAGGAGTTTCTAACCGTTGTCACCGGAGACGATTCCCTACGAAAAAGACCCATGGACCGGATTGCGGTGCCCCTACGAAAGATGGGAGCCATGATCGAAGGCAGAGACCGTGGAAGCTTGGCCCCTCTGGTGATTCGAGGGGGAGGCTTACAGGGAATGGACTATACCCCTCCTGTGTCCAGTGCCCAGGTTAAATCCGCCGTGCTTTTGGCAGGTCTTTATGCCAAAGGGGAGACCGTGGTCCGGGAAGGAGTCACCACCCGGGACCATACGGAAAGAATGCTTAAGGCCCTTGGGGCCAATATAACCGCGGAAAAAGGCAAGGTTTCCCTTGGGAAATCCCAACTAGAAGGGACCGCCATCCAGGTGCCGGGAGATATTTCATCGGCGGCGTTTTTCATGGCGGCGGCGGCAGCCAAGCCGGGATCCCAGCTAAGGATCCGGGGAGTGGGCCTGAATCCTACCCGGACGGGGATTATCGATGTATTAAGGGAAATGGGTGCCGCCATTGAAATCGACAACATCACGGAAAGCGGCGGGGAAGCCGCCGGGGATATAATTATTCAAGGGAAAAAACTCCGGGGGATCCATATAACCGGGGAGATTATTCCCAGATTGATTGATGAAATACCGGTGATTGCGGTGATTGCAGCTATGGCGGAGGGAAAAACCACCATTACCGGGGCCCAGGAGCTGAAGGTGAAGGAATCCAACCGGATCACCTCGATGGTAACGGAAATGAAAAAACTGGGGATGAAGGTAGAGGAACTGCCCGATGGGATGGAAATCGAAGGGGGGAGTACCATCACCGGGGGAAGGGTCAAAAGCTATGGAGATCATCGAATCGCCATGGCCATGGCAGTAGCGGGACTGTTTGCCCGGGACTCTGTGAAAATCCAAAACAGTGCATGCATTGGGGTTTCCTTTCCGGATTTTGAGCAGACAGTAAAACAGGTCACAAGTCACGGTGTATAA
- a CDS encoding prephenate dehydrogenase/arogenate dehydrogenase family protein — translation MEGFKKITIIGMGLMGGSMALALKKSGFKGKIIGCDASLETLKAAKTVGAVDRVYQAPEEAVKNTELLVLATPVGYYREVLAKTAPFLSKKVIVTDVGSVKGYVERIVEQYLPKDIQFIGGHPMAGSEQSGFRAASPFLYQNAYYFLTPKHDTHRDTIKKVRAFVEGLGAYPVVTDAGEHDQIAAGISHIPQLSAVLLASMLDGEKSRSYTSFVGGGFRDSTRIASGNPEMWKDIFLFNKKEVLVGIETLEGLLRDFKHNLAAEREGGILHRLQRAKRIRDGIPHSSKDYTPPLYELVLDVKDRPGILGDLTRLMGNNNINIKEIEILHAREDEGGALRMSFSSREMHTKARDILTKEGFSLTHQKGGGIADAEDQ, via the coding sequence GTGGAGGGTTTTAAGAAAATCACCATTATCGGAATGGGGCTTATGGGGGGATCCATGGCCCTGGCCTTGAAAAAGTCCGGATTTAAGGGGAAGATCATCGGATGCGATGCATCCCTGGAGACCCTGAAAGCAGCAAAGACCGTGGGCGCCGTGGACAGGGTCTATCAAGCACCGGAAGAAGCGGTTAAAAATACGGAGTTACTGGTTTTGGCCACCCCGGTAGGGTATTACCGGGAGGTGTTGGCAAAAACAGCCCCTTTTCTGTCAAAAAAAGTGATTGTAACCGATGTGGGCAGTGTAAAAGGGTATGTGGAAAGGATCGTAGAACAGTATTTGCCAAAGGACATCCAGTTTATCGGGGGGCATCCCATGGCGGGATCGGAGCAATCCGGGTTTAGGGCAGCCAGTCCCTTTCTTTACCAGAATGCCTATTATTTTTTAACCCCGAAGCATGATACCCACAGAGATACCATAAAAAAAGTGAGGGCCTTTGTGGAAGGTCTCGGGGCCTATCCCGTTGTAACAGACGCCGGGGAACACGATCAGATTGCGGCGGGGATCAGTCATATTCCCCAGCTTTCCGCGGTTTTACTGGCAAGTATGCTTGACGGGGAAAAGAGCCGGTCCTATACTTCCTTTGTAGGCGGGGGCTTTAGAGACAGTACCCGGATTGCATCGGGAAATCCCGAAATGTGGAAGGATATCTTTTTGTTCAATAAAAAGGAAGTGCTGGTGGGGATTGAGACCCTGGAGGGGCTGCTGAGGGATTTCAAACACAACCTGGCGGCGGAAAGGGAGGGGGGAATTTTACACCGGCTGCAACGGGCAAAGAGGATCAGGGATGGGATTCCCCATTCTTCCAAAGACTATACCCCGCCCCTTTATGAATTGGTCCTTGATGTGAAGGATCGTCCCGGAATTTTAGGGGATTTAACCCGGTTAATGGGTAATAATAATATTAACATAAAGGAAATCGAGATCCTCCATGCAAGGGAAGATGAAGGAGGGGCTTTACGGATGAGCTTTTCATCAAGGGAAATGCATACAAAAGCCCGGGATATTTTAACGAAGGAGGGTTTTTCCTTAACCCATCAGAAAGGCGGAGGAATAGCAGATGCTGAAGATCAATAA
- the aroF gene encoding 3-deoxy-7-phosphoheptulonate synthase — MVIVMKPDAPREVIEKIEKKMQSLGCQVHLSQGENYVLLGLVGDTRKINPSQIEANEYVDKLLKVQQSFKLANRTFHPEDTVIDVEGHTIGGDHVAVIAGPCSVESEEQLMTIARSVKQSGAAFLRGGAFKPRTSPYSFQGLQEEGLKLLQQAKAATGMPIVTEVMCQDTFDVVEQYGDILQIGAHNMQNFALLKRAGKSRKPILLKRGMSATVEELLMSAEYIMAEGNQQVILCERGIRTFETYTRNTLDLSAVLAIKALSHLPVIVDPSHACGKWEMVEPLSKAAVAVGAHGLMIEVHHQPESALSDGAQSLKPHKFQRLMDSIKKMG, encoded by the coding sequence ATGGTCATTGTTATGAAACCCGACGCACCCCGAGAGGTCATTGAAAAAATCGAAAAGAAAATGCAAAGTTTAGGATGCCAGGTGCATCTTTCCCAGGGAGAAAATTATGTTTTATTAGGGTTGGTGGGGGATACCCGGAAAATTAACCCCAGCCAAATTGAGGCCAATGAATACGTGGATAAGCTTTTGAAAGTACAGCAGTCCTTTAAATTAGCCAATCGGACCTTTCACCCCGAGGATACGGTGATCGATGTGGAGGGGCATACAATCGGCGGAGATCATGTGGCGGTGATCGCCGGGCCCTGCTCCGTTGAAAGCGAAGAACAGTTGATGACCATTGCTCGCTCGGTTAAACAGTCCGGGGCAGCCTTCTTACGAGGGGGCGCCTTTAAACCCCGCACCTCCCCCTACAGCTTCCAAGGCCTCCAGGAAGAGGGCTTGAAGCTGTTACAGCAAGCCAAGGCCGCCACAGGAATGCCCATCGTAACCGAGGTGATGTGTCAGGATACCTTCGATGTGGTGGAACAGTATGGGGATATTCTCCAAATCGGTGCCCACAATATGCAAAACTTTGCCCTGCTGAAACGTGCAGGAAAATCCCGCAAACCGATTTTATTGAAAAGGGGCATGTCCGCAACGGTGGAAGAGCTGTTGATGTCTGCGGAGTACATTATGGCCGAGGGCAATCAACAGGTGATCCTTTGCGAACGGGGGATCCGTACCTTTGAGACTTACACCCGAAACACCCTGGATCTCAGCGCCGTCCTTGCGATTAAAGCGTTAAGTCATTTGCCCGTAATTGTGGATCCCAGCCATGCCTGCGGGAAATGGGAGATGGTGGAGCCCTTATCCAAGGCCGCCGTCGCTGTAGGGGCCCATGGTCTGATGATCGAAGTGCATCACCAGCCGGAATCCGCCTTATCCGACGGGGCCCAGTCTTTAAAACCCCATAAATTTCAACGTCTGATGGATTCCATTAAAAAGATGGGCTAA
- a CDS encoding pyridoxal phosphate-dependent aminotransferase, whose translation MLSKRIENMNPSVTVELTAKIEALQRKGREILTFNVGEPDFNTPDNICSAAKKAIDQGFTRYTPVPGILELREAICKKLGDDNNLAYTPDEILVSTGAKQSLINGVLALCDPGDEVMVPTPCWVSYLEMIKLAQSTPVSVGTRKEDGFQLDIEQIKQSLSPRTKAIILNTPNNPTGAVYREETLRELGALAVKHDFYIFADEVYEKLVYTGEKHISIASLSPAIKERTITINGLSKAYAMTGWRLGYAAGPEKIIKAMNSLQGHMTSAPNSITQKTAIEALLGSQEPLTAMREKFDQRRQYIVSRLNKMPGITCADAKGAFYVLPEVSSYYESRYKGKVLKHSADLFEFLLEEANIAVVPGAAFEAPDNLRISYSNSLENIKERMERMEKALGLLKP comes from the coding sequence ATGTTAAGCAAAAGAATTGAAAATATGAATCCTTCTGTAACCGTTGAGCTTACCGCAAAAATCGAGGCGCTTCAACGAAAAGGAAGGGAGATCCTCACTTTTAACGTAGGGGAGCCGGATTTCAATACCCCGGATAACATTTGTTCAGCGGCGAAGAAGGCCATCGATCAAGGCTTTACCCGGTATACCCCGGTTCCCGGAATTCTAGAGCTTCGGGAAGCGATCTGTAAAAAACTTGGGGATGACAATAACCTGGCCTATACCCCCGATGAGATCCTGGTCTCCACAGGGGCAAAACAATCTCTGATCAATGGGGTGCTGGCTCTTTGTGACCCCGGTGATGAAGTGATGGTCCCTACCCCCTGCTGGGTGAGTTACTTGGAGATGATTAAGTTGGCACAGAGCACACCGGTTTCCGTAGGCACCCGTAAAGAGGATGGCTTTCAATTGGATATCGAACAAATTAAACAATCCCTGTCCCCTAGGACCAAGGCCATTATCTTAAACACTCCCAACAATCCCACCGGCGCCGTATACCGGGAGGAGACCTTACGGGAACTGGGAGCCTTGGCGGTAAAACATGATTTTTATATATTCGCCGACGAAGTGTATGAAAAGCTGGTGTATACCGGGGAAAAGCATATTTCCATCGCTTCCTTATCCCCGGCCATAAAAGAAAGAACCATTACCATAAACGGCCTGTCCAAAGCCTATGCCATGACCGGTTGGAGACTGGGGTATGCCGCGGGACCCGAAAAAATCATTAAAGCCATGAACAGCTTACAGGGTCATATGACTTCGGCGCCCAATTCCATTACGCAAAAAACCGCCATTGAGGCCTTATTGGGATCCCAGGAACCCTTAACCGCCATGCGGGAAAAATTTGACCAGCGAAGACAGTATATAGTAAGCCGACTGAACAAAATGCCGGGGATCACCTGTGCCGATGCAAAAGGAGCCTTTTATGTATTACCCGAGGTGTCTTCCTATTATGAAAGCCGTTATAAGGGGAAGGTTTTGAAGCACTCAGCGGATCTATTTGAATTCCTGTTGGAAGAAGCAAACATTGCCGTAGTACCGGGGGCCGCTTTTGAAGCCCCGGATAACCTTCGTATATCCTACTCTAATTCCCTGGAAAATATTAAAGAGAGAATGGAGCGAATGGAAAAAGCCTTAGGGTTACTAAAACCCTAA
- a CDS encoding TetR-like C-terminal domain-containing protein codes for MEERKENRRVKVTKMLLKESFIKLLETKDIASITIKELCEDADINRSTFYAHYNDQYDLMGKIQNELIDHVEHYLAPYIHDETEEVSVEMVEGIFEYAMENARICRLLLSERGDLNFQKRVLNLVYGKYINELQQSLALNKEDAEYVYAYTITGCIGVIQKWLNDDMKKSPKFMAEIVINMTPGVPGE; via the coding sequence ATGGAAGAAAGGAAGGAAAATCGGCGGGTGAAGGTGACGAAAATGCTGTTGAAGGAGAGTTTTATCAAGCTTTTGGAAACCAAGGACATCGCCTCCATCACCATCAAGGAGCTCTGCGAAGATGCGGACATTAACCGGTCCACCTTTTATGCCCATTATAACGATCAATATGACCTGATGGGAAAGATCCAAAATGAACTGATCGATCATGTGGAGCATTATCTGGCTCCCTATATTCATGATGAGACGGAGGAGGTCTCCGTGGAGATGGTGGAGGGTATTTTTGAGTATGCCATGGAAAATGCCCGGATCTGTCGCCTGCTTTTGAGTGAACGGGGGGATTTGAATTTTCAAAAACGGGTGCTGAACCTGGTCTACGGAAAATACATCAATGAGCTGCAGCAAAGTCTGGCTCTGAACAAAGAGGATGCGGAATATGTCTACGCTTATACCATTACCGGATGTATCGGGGTGATTCAAAAATGGCTCAACGATGACATGAAAAAATCTCCGAAATTCATGGCGGAGATTGTAATCAATATGACCCCGGGGGTGCCCGGGGAGTGA